The Rubrobacter radiotolerans DSM 5868 nucleotide sequence GGGCGGAGAACGACGCCCCGGCGCAGGAGGAGGCCGGAGGAGGGGGGAGGCTGCTCCTGCAGGCCGGGTTCGTGGTCGCCGGTCTTGCCCTGCTCGTTCTCGGTTCGCGCTGGCTTGTGGAGGGCGCAGTCGCCATAGCTACGGCCCTGGGTGTCAGCGAGCTCGTCATCGGGCTTACGGTCGTGGCCGCAGGGACCTCGCTGCCGGAGGTCGCGACCTCCGCGCTCGCCGCCTTCCGGGGCGAGCGGGACATCGCGGTGGGCAACGTTGTCGGGAGCTGCCTCTTCAACATCCTTGCGGTGCTCGGTCTCACGGCCATCGTCGCGCCGGGCGGCATCGACGTCGCTCCGGCCGCCCTGAGCTTCGACATACCGGTCATGATCGCCACCGCCTTCGCCTGCCTGCCTATCTTCTTCACCGGCTACAGGATCAACCGCTGGGAGGGCCTCCTCTTTGTCGGCTACTATGCGGCCTACACGCTCTACCTGTTTCTCGACGCCGCTCAGCACGACGCGCTGCCCGCCTTCAGCTTCGCCATGCTGGCGTTCGTCGTGCCCCTGACCGCCGTCACCCTTATCGTTCTGGCCGCAAGAAGCCTCAGACGCCGCCTCCGGAAAAGGCCCTGAGCTTCGCGTCCGGCCCAAAGCGGACGTGAACCGCCAAGAAGGGACGGCGAGCGGTCCGCGCGGACCGGGAGAGGGCCTTGTGCACGAGCCGGGACCAGACGGTAACGATCCAGCCCCGAACCTCCCCCTTACGGTCCGTCTAGCGCGAATTGATTATAGAGTTGGCATGTTCTGCTTAGAGCATCCGCCGGGTTCGGCCTAAACTTCAGGCCAGGAAGAGCGCTGAGGTACGGAGAGCCTTCGAGGAGCGGGGCACCGATGAGTTCCGGCGACGAGACCCGGAGAACCGCCGTACAGACGCAGGGACTTACGGCCGCGGAGGCGGCGGCCCGGCTTCGGCGCGACGGCGCGAACGTGTTGCCCGTCGCCGCGCCCCCGCCGGCGTGGCGACTACTTCTCGGGCAGATGGTCCACTTCTTCGCCGTCCTGCTCTGGGTGGCCGGCGGGCTGGCTTTCGTGGCCGGGATGCCGGAGCTAGGGGTCGCGATCTTCGTCGTCGTCGTGATCAACGGCGTCTTCGCCTTTTTTCAGGAGCACCGGGCAGAGCGCGCCGCCGAGCGTCTGCGCGACCTTCTGCCTCGCAGGGCCACGGTGGTGCGCGACGGCGCACCCGTCGAGGTGGACGCCTCCGAGCTCGTTGTCGGGGACGTCGTCGCGCTCGGGTCGGGGGACCGTGTCTCTGCGGACCTGCGCGTGCTCGAGGCGCACGCCCTGAGGCTCGACACCTCGACCCTGACCGGAGAGAGCGTCCCCGTGAGCGTCGAGGCGGACGACGTCGCCCTCGCCGGTACCTTTGTCGTGGAGGGGGAGGGGTTCGCCGTGGTGGAGGCGACCGGCTCCGACACGAGGCTCTCCGGCATAGCGAGCCTTACGGGGACCGGCGAGCGGCCGCGCACCCCGCTCGCCAGGGAACTCGACCGCGTGGTCCGTACGGTCGCGGCGGTCGCGGTCAGCGTCGGCGCCGTCTTCTTTGCCGTCTCCCTTCTTGTCGGCACGCCCGCCAGCTCCGGCTTTCTGTTCGCCATCGGCGTCACGGTCGCCCTGGTGCCCGAGGGACTGCTACCCACGATCACCCTCTCCCTTGCGATGGGCGCTCAGCGCATGGCCGCCCGGCACGCGCTCGTTCGCCACCTGGAGTCGGTCGAGACGCTCGGGTCCACCACGTTTATCTGCACGGACAAGACCGGAACCCTTACGCGCAACGAGATGTCCGTGGTCGAGGCCTGGACACCCTCCGGCGCAGCCGGAGTCTCCGGGACGGGTTATGCACCCGAGGGCGAGGTCCGGGCGGAGGCTTCGGCATATCCCGCGATCAGGGACCTGGCGCGCGTTGCGGCCCGGTGCTCCACGGGGAGAGCCGTCGAGAGAGAAGGTCGCTGGGTCGCCCGGGGCGACCCGATGGAGGCCGCGCTCTACACGTTTGCCCGGCGAGCCGGAGTCGACGTGGAGGACGACGAGCGGCGCGTCCCAGAGACCAGGCGCTTCCCCTTCGACCCTCGTCGAAGAAGGATGTCCGTCGTGGTCGGGGAGAGGCTTCTGGTCAAGGGCGCGCCCGACAGCGTGCTGCCCGGCTGCCGGGAGACCAACGGTGCGGAAGACAGGCTGGCCGAGATGGCGCAGAAAGGTCTGCGCGTCATCGCCGTCGCCGCCCGGAACATCACAGAGGTTCCCGACAACGCCGACGAAGCCGAGAGGGACCTGGAGTTGCTCGGGCTGGTTGGTCTTGAGGACCCGCCGCGGGAGGCGGCCGCAGGTGCGGTAGCCGCGTGCCGCCAGGCAGGCATAAGGCTCGCGATGCTGACGGGAGACCATCCTTCCACGGCGGAGGCGATCGCGAAGGAGGTAGGACTCCTCGGGGAAGAGTCCGTGATCGTCGAGGGTCGCGAGCTACCCGAAGACGAGGCGATGCTCGGCGCGCTGCTCGACCGGGACGGGGTCGTCGTAAGCCGGGTCGAGCCCGAGGACAAGCTCCGCATCGCGCACGCCCTTCAGGCGCGGGGCCACGTCGTCGCAATGACCGGCGACGGGGTCAACGACGGACCCGCGCTCCAGCAGGCGGACATCGGGATCGCGATGGGAAGGTCCGGCACCGACGTTGCGCGGGAGGCGGCCGACCTCGTGCTGCTGAACGACGACTTTGCAACGATCGTCGCCGCAGTCGAGCAGGGACGCGCGACCTTCGCCAACGTCCGCCGCTTCCTGACCTACCACCTCACCGACAACGTCGCGGAGCTGACACCCTTCGTGGTCTGGGCGCTCTCGGGCGGGCAGTTCCCGCTCGCCCTCGGCGTACTCCAGATCCTGGCCCTCGACATCGGGACGGACCTCCTGCCGTCCCTCGCGCTCGGGGCGGAGCCGCCCAGACCGGACTCCCTGAAGGAGCCCCCGCGCGGCCGACACCTGATCGACGGCCCCCTCCTGCGGCGGGTCTTCGGCGTGCTGGGGCCGGCGGAAGCCCTGGTAGAGATGTCCGCTTTCGTGGCGGCGCTGGCCGCCGCCGGCTGGCGTCCGGGAGAGAGCTTCCCGACCGGACCGGCCCTGCTGGCCGCCTCGGGGGCCGCGTTCGCCGCGGTTGTGCTGGGTCAGATGGCGAACGCCTTCGCCTGTCGCAGCACGACCCGCTGGGCCGGTTCTCTGGGATGGACCTCCAACAGGCTCCTCGTCGGCGCCGTTGCGTTCGAGCTTCTGGCGCTCGCCGGGTTCCTGTTCGTAGGCCCCGTAGCCTCGCTGCTCGGACATGCTCCGCCGCCGCTGTGGGGCTGGGCGGTCGCCGCTCTCGCCGCGCCCGCCGTTCTTCTCGCCGACGCCGTCCACAAGGCGGCGCGTAGAAGGCGCCAAACGGCCCCGAAACGGTGAAGTCGCCGGCAAAACGTACCGGGAGACGCAGCCCGCCAGCAGCCCGGACCCAGGGTAGAGCTCACGCACCTGCGGCACAGCAATCCGCCCGTTACGGTCCTCTCGCCGGACGTCTATCGGTTTGCAGGCAGAGGTTTCGCCCGCTCGGGGGTGGTCTTCGGGCCCCGCTTTCCGTACGCGACGGACGGCCCCCAACGGACTCGCGCGGGCTCAGCCGCGCAAGACTTTTCGGTGCGCCAGGACAAGGAGCGGAACGGAGAGTAGTTGGAGTCCGACCGAGAACACGATCAGGTAGTTTATGCTCGCTTCGTAGAGCAGGCCCATCAGGGCGCTGCCAGCAAACCAGAAGAGACCGAAGGCGGTGTTGAAGACGCCGTAGGCCGTTCCTCTTATCTCCGGCAGAGACATACCCGCTACGGCGGCCCGCATCGTGCTCTCCTGCACCCCCATTACCGCGCCCCACAGAACGGTCCCGGCAAGCGCCATCCAGTATCCGGAGGAGAAGGCCAGCGGCGCGATGGGCAGCGCGAGAAGGGGAACGCAGAGCAGAACCTGCAACCCCGCCCGGTCAAAGACCCGGCCCGCCAGAAGGGCGACCAGCGCGTCGACCCCCATGGCAATGGAGAAAAAGACGGGGATCTGCGCGGCGGGCACCACGGACCCGGCGCCGAAGTGGTAGGAGATGAGCTGGAAATGAGGGTATCCTGCGACGCCGACGGCCACGAAGGCCATGTAGAGCCAGAACACCTGCGGAAGTCGCCGTCCGTCGCCCGGAGCCGCCGGGCCTTCCTGCGCCTCTTCTTCCAGCTCCCGGGGTCTTGGATATCGGTAACGGGTGAGAAGGAGTACAGCCGTCGCCAGGGCAGCCGGAAAAAGCAGGATGCCGAATCCCCCCGAGTATCCACCGCCGAAGTACAGCACAGCCGCTACCATCAGCGGCCCGATCACGGCTCCTGTTTGATCCAGGGCCTCGTGCAGGCCGAACCCCCAGCCGCGTCCCAGGCCAGAGGCGGCATGCGAGAGCATGGCGTCGCGGGCCGGAGTGCGGATAGCCTTCCCGAGCCGCTCCGCGACGATGAGGAGCGTGGCCACCTCCCAGCTTCCGGCAAGCGCCAGAAGCGGGACGGCCACGAAGGTGATGGCGTAACCCCAGATCGTGATCGCCCAGAACCTCCCCGTCCGGTCTGTGAGATATCCGAAGACGAGGCGCAAAGCGTACCCGACAAACTCCCCGGCCCCGGCCACGAGGCCCGCAGCGGCTGCGCTCGCTCCCAAGAAGGCCAGGTAGGGACCCGTAATGCTTCTCGCACCCTCGTAGGTCATGTCGGCAAGGAGGCTCACAACACCGAACAGGACCACGAACCCGAGAGCCGAGCGGCCGTTCATGCCCGAACCTCTCCTCACCGCTCTGCCCGAGCCTTATCTACAACGACCAACAAACACAACGTCCCCCGCTCACCGTCGGTGTTCACCGGCGCACCACATCTGCCGCGAGAAACGCCGAAGGAGCGCCGAACAGATCCCGGCACGCCAGCAGCGACTTGCGCGTTCAGGCGTATGTCGGGCAGCCGGGACCCCTGCGAGAGGCAGGGTCTACAAGTCACCTTGAGCCTCCTCGCAGTCTGAGGTCCGGGGCACCCGGGCCTCGCCGGGAGGAGCGCCGAAGATGCGACGATAGGAGTCTTCGCCGTAGCTTGTCGGCAGCGGCTCACCTTCGAGGAGCCGGAAGGTGCGCCCGCCGTCCGGTCTCCTCTCGGCACGAAGGAAGAGAACGTCATCAGATCCCTGTATGTGGAATCCGTGCGCCAGATCGAACAGGTGCGTGACGAAAACGACCTTGACGTCCGCCTCCGTCAACGCGCGGATCACCTGCCGGGCGATCTCGGAGCCTTCTCTCTCGTTCGTTGCCGCGAAGGATTCGTTGCACAGCAGGATGCAGTTCGCGGTGATGCTGTCGGCGATCTCGCTCATCCTGCGGAGCTCCTCATCGAGCTTGCCGCTCTCCATGCCGGCGTCCTCTTCCCGTCTGTAGTGCGTGAAGACACCCTTGCAGATGTCGGCGCGGAAGGACTCTGCCGGGGCGAACATCCCGCTCTGCATCATTAGCTGCGCCAGACCGACGCTGCGCAGGAAAGTGGACTTGCCGCCCTGGTTTGCGCCGGTAACCATTACCAGCAACTTGTTCTCTGCGTCCACGTCGTTGCCCACTGTTCGCTCTTCCAGGTGAAGCGAGAGGCAGACGTCGTAGAGTTGCCGGGCCGAGAGTACGGGGACGCCAGCCGGCTTCGGGTCGGGAAAGCACACCGGCTCGCCCTTCTCTGCGAGCCGTCCATGAAGGTTTACGCAGCCGATATAGAAGGCGAGTTCCGTACGCAGCACGCCGAAGAAGCTGAGGACGTGATCGGCGGCCTGAGCAAGCGCGTTAGCGACGAGGTTGACCCCCTTGTCCTCCAGCCTGGAGAGTGCCCTGAAGCCGTTTTCGTCCCGCTCGGGGACCTGAAAACCGTAGCTCTGGTTGCCCTTGTCGGTGATCCTTTCGGCGATTCGTTCCAGCCAGCTCTGCTCTGGAAGGCGGTGAAGGACATAGTTCGTACCCTTGTTCCCCCGGTCGAGCCCGGCGCTCATCAGGACGCCGCGCCGGAGCTTGAGCTCCCGAAGATACCTCTCGACCTTCGCCAGGTACTCGTCGCTCAGTTCATCGGCCAGCATGGCAAAGAGCCGGGTGAAAGCCTCCGAGCGGAACTCGGCCGCGTGCTCCTCAGCGAGCTGTCGGAGCTGCTTGAGGCTTTCCATGAGAAGCTCCAGCACCCTGACGGACCTGCTCAGGATCCTCTCTGGCGAGTCTCTGAAAAGCCCTCCATACACTCTGCGCTTGCTCTCGGTCGCCTCGACCGCAATGCCGTACATTCGCCGGAGAACGGAAGGGTGATCGAGGCAGTCGGCCAGCGCGCGCTGGCGGTAGACGATCGCGTCCGGATCGGTCAGGCTCGCAAGGACAACGTTTTTTGCGACATCGAACAGAAAACGGTCTCCGTCGGCCATGGCTCCTGCGAGCGTGTCCAACTCGAGGTCTTTGGTGAGTTCTTCGTGGTTTGGGGGAGGCTCTTGTCCCAGGTCTATGTCCCGGGATCGATGCATGAGAAAGACTTTCATCGGGCGACACGCTTTCTTAACGCGTTGTATGTGAGGCCGTACTTCTCGGCGAGCGCGGCGGCGTAGGCGAGCCCGTCAGCCGGTTTTCGCACGACTTTGTATGTCCGCAACGTCGGGTTGTCGGGGACTACCGTGCCCACCATGCTGACGGTGCTCTCGCCGAACGACGCCAGCTCGTCAACGAACGTCACGTAGACGCACGGGACGTCCAGGGCCGCTATCCGTTTCATCACCGCCGCACCGAGAACAAGAGCGTCCTCCAGCGTCGTCGAGGTAAAGATCTCGTTTACGACCAGGATGCTGTCACTCGTCGTTTGCTTGAGGATGTCGTGGATCCTCACCAGTTCATCTTCGAGCTTGCCGCGGAGCGTTCCGAGGTCTTCCTCTCTCTCGAAGTGGGTGAAGATCCGGTCCGGAAGAAAGAGACGAGCCCTCCGCGCGGGAACGGGAAGCCCGAGGCTGGCGAGATAGTGCAGCTGGCCGAACATCCGCGCGAAGGTCGTTTTGCCTCCCTGGTTCGGGCCGGTTACAACGAAGATGCGCTCCGGGTCTTTCAGATAGAAGTCGTTGCAC carries:
- a CDS encoding MFS transporter, yielding MNGRSALGFVVLFGVVSLLADMTYEGARSITGPYLAFLGASAAAAGLVAGAGEFVGYALRLVFGYLTDRTGRFWAITIWGYAITFVAVPLLALAGSWEVATLLIVAERLGKAIRTPARDAMLSHAASGLGRGWGFGLHEALDQTGAVIGPLMVAAVLYFGGGYSGGFGILLFPAALATAVLLLTRYRYPRPRELEEEAQEGPAAPGDGRRLPQVFWLYMAFVAVGVAGYPHFQLISYHFGAGSVVPAAQIPVFFSIAMGVDALVALLAGRVFDRAGLQVLLCVPLLALPIAPLAFSSGYWMALAGTVLWGAVMGVQESTMRAAVAGMSLPEIRGTAYGVFNTAFGLFWFAGSALMGLLYEASINYLIVFSVGLQLLSVPLLVLAHRKVLRG
- a CDS encoding MutS-related protein produces the protein MPTLQTTSRGFEALCEYLRAYTESDRFTSLASETQALEEDLAEIRYSVHIRGDRVRVGEYGGEADYSAEVEKTFAKFRQGTVKDYRVRFSDPPDMDHVEARILDLVARLHPEVFDALDVYHERHRDYLDGVIGAFDREVQFYLAYLEYIKRFEGAGLTFCYPQVSDESKEVRAEEAFDLALADKLVLEGSTVVCNDFYLKDPERIFVVTGPNQGGKTTFARMFGQLHYLASLGLPVPARRARLFLPDRIFTHFEREEDLGTLRGKLEDELVRIHDILKQTTSDSILVVNEIFTSTTLEDALVLGAAVMKRIAALDVPCVYVTFVDELASFGESTVSMVGTVVPDNPTLRTYKVVRKPADGLAYAAALAEKYGLTYNALRKRVAR
- a CDS encoding cation-translocating P-type ATPase, which translates into the protein MSSGDETRRTAVQTQGLTAAEAAARLRRDGANVLPVAAPPPAWRLLLGQMVHFFAVLLWVAGGLAFVAGMPELGVAIFVVVVINGVFAFFQEHRAERAAERLRDLLPRRATVVRDGAPVEVDASELVVGDVVALGSGDRVSADLRVLEAHALRLDTSTLTGESVPVSVEADDVALAGTFVVEGEGFAVVEATGSDTRLSGIASLTGTGERPRTPLARELDRVVRTVAAVAVSVGAVFFAVSLLVGTPASSGFLFAIGVTVALVPEGLLPTITLSLAMGAQRMAARHALVRHLESVETLGSTTFICTDKTGTLTRNEMSVVEAWTPSGAAGVSGTGYAPEGEVRAEASAYPAIRDLARVAARCSTGRAVEREGRWVARGDPMEAALYTFARRAGVDVEDDERRVPETRRFPFDPRRRRMSVVVGERLLVKGAPDSVLPGCRETNGAEDRLAEMAQKGLRVIAVAARNITEVPDNADEAERDLELLGLVGLEDPPREAAAGAVAACRQAGIRLAMLTGDHPSTAEAIAKEVGLLGEESVIVEGRELPEDEAMLGALLDRDGVVVSRVEPEDKLRIAHALQARGHVVAMTGDGVNDGPALQQADIGIAMGRSGTDVAREAADLVLLNDDFATIVAAVEQGRATFANVRRFLTYHLTDNVAELTPFVVWALSGGQFPLALGVLQILALDIGTDLLPSLALGAEPPRPDSLKEPPRGRHLIDGPLLRRVFGVLGPAEALVEMSAFVAALAAAGWRPGESFPTGPALLAASGAAFAAVVLGQMANAFACRSTTRWAGSLGWTSNRLLVGAVAFELLALAGFLFVGPVASLLGHAPPPLWGWAVAALAAPAVLLADAVHKAARRRRQTAPKR
- a CDS encoding MutS-related protein, with product MKVFLMHRSRDIDLGQEPPPNHEELTKDLELDTLAGAMADGDRFLFDVAKNVVLASLTDPDAIVYRQRALADCLDHPSVLRRMYGIAVEATESKRRVYGGLFRDSPERILSRSVRVLELLMESLKQLRQLAEEHAAEFRSEAFTRLFAMLADELSDEYLAKVERYLRELKLRRGVLMSAGLDRGNKGTNYVLHRLPEQSWLERIAERITDKGNQSYGFQVPERDENGFRALSRLEDKGVNLVANALAQAADHVLSFFGVLRTELAFYIGCVNLHGRLAEKGEPVCFPDPKPAGVPVLSARQLYDVCLSLHLEERTVGNDVDAENKLLVMVTGANQGGKSTFLRSVGLAQLMMQSGMFAPAESFRADICKGVFTHYRREEDAGMESGKLDEELRRMSEIADSITANCILLCNESFAATNEREGSEIARQVIRALTEADVKVVFVTHLFDLAHGFHIQGSDDVLFLRAERRPDGGRTFRLLEGEPLPTSYGEDSYRRIFGAPPGEARVPRTSDCEEAQGDL
- a CDS encoding calcium/sodium antiporter — translated: MNVLTLVLFVAGIFLLIGGAELLVRGASRLAGALGISPLVVGLTVVALGTSSPEAAVSVGAALDGRADIALGNVVGSNIVNVLLILGISALVTPLVVSKRLVRIDVPLMVGVSVLLLVLASNGNVGRLDGLLLVFGVAAYTLFALRESRREGAENDAPAQEEAGGGGRLLLQAGFVVAGLALLVLGSRWLVEGAVAIATALGVSELVIGLTVVAAGTSLPEVATSALAAFRGERDIAVGNVVGSCLFNILAVLGLTAIVAPGGIDVAPAALSFDIPVMIATAFACLPIFFTGYRINRWEGLLFVGYYAAYTLYLFLDAAQHDALPAFSFAMLAFVVPLTAVTLIVLAARSLRRRLRKRP